In Bacillus sp. DX3.1, the following proteins share a genomic window:
- a CDS encoding replication protein: MAGSRIRGITVEIGGDTVGLQNALKDVNKRSNDLAKELKDVERLLKFNPGNVEALAQKQQLLTQRIETTTDKLNQLRAAEQQVQAQFDSGEIGEEQYRAFRRELEFTEGSLGGLQNQLNNMRIEEERAARTTRELNTLFDATGTSVDQFADILGGRLTTAIRQGTATSAQLDEAIERIGREALGADADLERLRRALSSLDDGNSIENVRNELRDLSRGAEMAQNDVNDLNIELENMLGAALAGGGIAGAIEQALDTSKLKTKIDITFNVPEESKKSVEEAVRGIEAYGVDGEASLEGVRRQWALNKTASDEANTAIVKSAAVIANSYAGIDFNELIQETNEIASELGISQEGAMGLTDALLKVGFPPEQLDILAEYGAQLTRAGYDAQEVQAIMAAGVETGTWNIDNLLDSLKEGRIKAAEFGQGVDKAMKEALQGTSISAEQLEKWGQSVAKGGKEGSAAMTEIAKALASIEDETKRNEVGVKLFGTLYEDQGQNITNTLIGASQKTIDFKNNQDQLNESVKKMDANPAVMMQQAMADLKIALEPILIVIAGIMAKIAEWISNNPVLAATITAIAVAIGIIMGALMALTPVLLLVATEALTFAGIMAVLTSPFTLIAAAIAAVIAILILFGDEIMRVYNEYLKPTVDQIVATINETLKPAFEQGFSVIQNIVKDAFTIIQRVWNEILSPVFSIIATIIKTILLPAFQFVFGAIGSVVSDAFSGIESVWNNVLKPILNGIIDFITGVFTGDWEKAWSGIVQIFSGIFEGIKAAAKAPLNAVISLINGVIKGINSISIPDWVPGFGGSSPNVSTIPMLATGGKPVGNGSFIAGEAGPELFTKRGNSITVTPLSSSEKSLGITGTIGQLVGDMSYTMANSMNQLAGLRSVMSGVYSSMANSTQAMNRNTTPSTVEGSSSSKSNDMNSYNFADMFRGSTFVVREEADINKLAREINNLIKGSSRKV, encoded by the coding sequence ATGGCAGGAAGTAGAATACGAGGCATTACCGTCGAGATTGGTGGAGACACGGTAGGTTTACAGAATGCTTTAAAAGACGTAAATAAACGTAGTAATGACTTAGCTAAAGAGTTAAAAGATGTTGAACGCCTATTGAAATTTAACCCCGGTAACGTCGAAGCTTTGGCGCAAAAACAGCAACTATTAACTCAGCGTATCGAGACCACGACAGATAAACTAAACCAATTACGTGCTGCCGAACAGCAAGTTCAGGCGCAATTCGATAGCGGTGAAATTGGAGAAGAGCAATATCGGGCGTTTAGGCGTGAACTTGAGTTTACAGAAGGTTCCCTCGGTGGACTTCAAAACCAACTGAACAACATGAGGATTGAGGAAGAAAGAGCAGCGCGCACTACTCGTGAATTAAATACTCTTTTCGATGCTACAGGTACGAGTGTTGATCAATTCGCTGATATATTAGGTGGTCGATTGACAACGGCAATCCGGCAAGGTACAGCTACATCTGCACAACTAGACGAAGCAATTGAGCGTATTGGACGCGAGGCATTAGGTGCAGATGCAGATTTAGAAAGATTAAGACGAGCCTTATCATCTCTTGACGATGGAAATTCAATTGAAAATGTGAGAAATGAATTACGAGATTTATCACGAGGGGCTGAAATGGCTCAAAATGACGTTAATGATTTGAATATTGAATTAGAAAACATGCTAGGTGCTGCATTAGCTGGCGGCGGTATTGCTGGAGCTATCGAACAAGCTCTTGATACATCGAAATTAAAAACAAAAATTGATATAACTTTTAATGTACCAGAGGAATCTAAAAAGTCAGTAGAGGAAGCAGTAAGAGGCATTGAAGCGTATGGAGTAGATGGTGAAGCTTCATTAGAGGGTGTAAGACGACAATGGGCATTAAACAAAACAGCTTCCGATGAAGCAAACACGGCTATTGTTAAGAGTGCAGCTGTTATTGCGAATTCTTATGCCGGAATTGATTTCAATGAACTTATACAAGAAACAAATGAGATTGCTAGTGAATTAGGTATTTCACAGGAAGGTGCGATGGGGTTAACAGATGCACTTTTAAAAGTTGGCTTCCCTCCTGAGCAATTGGACATTCTTGCAGAGTACGGAGCGCAGCTAACACGAGCTGGCTATGATGCACAGGAAGTACAAGCAATCATGGCTGCTGGTGTTGAAACAGGAACTTGGAATATCGATAATCTCTTAGATTCATTGAAGGAAGGTCGTATTAAAGCGGCTGAATTTGGTCAAGGTGTCGACAAGGCCATGAAAGAAGCTCTTCAAGGTACTAGTATATCTGCTGAACAGTTGGAAAAATGGGGTCAATCTGTTGCTAAAGGTGGTAAAGAAGGATCTGCTGCTATGACAGAGATTGCTAAAGCTTTAGCTAGTATTGAAGATGAAACGAAACGCAATGAGGTAGGGGTAAAGCTTTTTGGGACCCTTTACGAAGACCAAGGGCAGAATATCACTAATACTTTAATAGGTGCTTCGCAAAAAACAATAGACTTTAAGAATAACCAAGATCAATTAAATGAATCCGTAAAAAAAATGGATGCAAATCCAGCTGTAATGATGCAACAAGCGATGGCTGATCTGAAAATAGCACTTGAACCTATATTAATCGTTATAGCTGGTATTATGGCTAAAATTGCAGAGTGGATAAGCAACAATCCTGTTTTAGCTGCAACTATTACAGCGATTGCAGTAGCTATTGGAATAATTATGGGGGCACTCATGGCACTGACTCCCGTACTTTTATTAGTAGCAACTGAAGCACTTACTTTTGCAGGAATTATGGCTGTATTAACTAGTCCGTTCACATTAATAGCCGCCGCAATAGCCGCAGTTATTGCCATTTTGATATTATTTGGTGATGAAATAATGCGGGTATATAACGAGTATTTGAAACCGACGGTAGATCAAATTGTAGCCACCATAAATGAAACTTTAAAGCCAGCATTCGAACAAGGTTTTTCAGTGATACAGAATATCGTTAAGGATGCATTCACAATCATTCAACGTGTTTGGAATGAAATATTATCACCTGTATTTTCAATTATCGCGACAATAATTAAAACAATCCTTTTGCCAGCATTTCAATTCGTCTTTGGTGCTATTGGTAGCGTAGTATCCGATGCATTTAGTGGAATTGAAAGTGTGTGGAATAATGTTTTAAAACCTATTTTAAATGGGATTATCGATTTTATTACTGGCGTGTTCACAGGGGATTGGGAAAAAGCCTGGAGTGGTATTGTTCAAATTTTTAGCGGAATATTCGAGGGTATCAAAGCAGCTGCAAAAGCACCACTAAATGCTGTGATTTCATTGATTAATGGAGTTATTAAGGGTATTAATAGTATTTCTATTCCAGATTGGGTTCCAGGCTTTGGTGGTTCTTCACCTAACGTTTCAACTATTCCAATGCTTGCAACAGGTGGGAAACCTGTAGGTAATGGATCCTTTATAGCTGGTGAAGCTGGACCTGAATTGTTTACCAAAAGAGGTAATTCAATCACAGTTACACCATTATCCTCTTCAGAAAAGTCGCTTGGTATTACAGGTACTATAGGACAATTAGTTGGTGATATGAGCTATACAATGGCTAATTCTATGAATCAATTAGCTGGTTTAAGAAGTGTAATGAGTGGCGTTTATAGCAGTATGGCAAACAGTACACAAGCAATGAATAGAAATACAACCCCATCAACTGTGGAGGGAAGTTCTTCTTCAAAATCAAATGACATGAACTCATACAACTTCGCTGACATGTTTAGAGGTTCAACATTTGTGGTTAGAGAAGAAGCAGATATTAACAAATTAGCAAGAGAAATAAATAATCTTATTAAAGGGTCGAGTAGAAAGGTGTGA
- a CDS encoding phage tail domain-containing protein has protein sequence MSLTIDGKTLNELGLALLPEHQHPAAPSTRDYTVTIPGVPGAYDFGADLEARPFTLPILVKPQPNNYLSALKIREVMKTFFDSHGKPKTVKLIFDYEPDKYYKVRYSGSLDTTRYKTMANLVFPLTAYDPRAYALDTAYDKKTLYDSGAKYNSGIIYPNPREFDWRYTIHYSGVHNHSYYEAPLKIIVKGRCKNPKITNLTTGKWIQITETFTDADQFIIDAKTWTVVKNSSINLLTKYTGDFIQLVEGDNGFMFESETEPVATVSFEWNHLFI, from the coding sequence ATGAGTCTAACAATCGATGGAAAAACGTTAAATGAATTAGGTTTAGCGCTTTTACCAGAACATCAACATCCAGCAGCACCATCTACTCGTGATTATACGGTTACAATTCCAGGAGTTCCTGGCGCATATGATTTTGGTGCAGATTTAGAAGCAAGACCTTTTACTTTGCCAATATTGGTTAAACCCCAACCAAATAATTACCTATCGGCATTAAAAATAAGAGAAGTCATGAAGACCTTTTTTGACTCACATGGAAAACCTAAAACAGTAAAACTGATTTTTGATTATGAGCCAGATAAATATTACAAGGTTAGGTATAGTGGTAGTTTAGATACAACTCGTTATAAAACAATGGCTAATCTTGTTTTTCCGTTAACTGCGTATGATCCGCGTGCATACGCACTCGATACAGCGTATGACAAAAAAACTTTATACGATAGTGGTGCCAAATATAACAGCGGAATTATATACCCTAATCCAAGAGAGTTTGATTGGCGCTATACAATACATTATTCCGGCGTACACAATCATAGTTACTATGAAGCGCCTTTGAAAATCATTGTAAAAGGCCGTTGTAAGAATCCAAAAATAACGAACTTAACAACTGGAAAATGGATTCAAATTACTGAAACATTCACTGATGCAGATCAGTTTATTATAGATGCGAAAACATGGACTGTTGTGAAAAACAGTAGCATCAACTTATTAACAAAATATACAGGTGATTTTATTCAATTGGTAGAAGGGGACAATGGTTTTATGTTTGAAAGCGAAACAGAACCTGTTGCAACCGTCTCATTTGAATGGAATCACCTTTTCATATAG